In Peptostreptococcaceae bacterium, the following are encoded in one genomic region:
- a CDS encoding anti-sigma factor domain-containing protein, with the protein MKGIVMEVDGKDLVVMKKNGEFIKMKKESQSARVGQEISVR; encoded by the coding sequence GTGAAGGGTATCGTTATGGAGGTTGACGGAAAAGATTTGGTTGTCATGAAGAAAAATGGTGAATTCATCAAGATGAAGAAAGAAAGCCAAAGCGCTCGCGTTGGGCAGGAGATAAGTGTCCGAAG